In Deltaproteobacteria bacterium, the genomic stretch GTGCATATAGGGGCGCAGGGCGTCCGGAATCGTGACGGTTCCGTCCTCTTCCTGATAATTTTCAAGGATCGCCACCACCGTACGGCCGACGGCCAGACCCGAGCCGTTCAGCGTATGGGCGAACTCTATTTTGCCGCTCTCTTCCCGGCGGAAGCGGATCGCCCCGCGACGGGCCTGGAAGTCCCCGAAGTTGCTGCATGAGGATATTTCCCGATACGCATCCTGACCGGGCATCCACGCCTCCAGGTCGTAGGTTTTGGCGGAGGAAAACCCCAGGTCGGCGCTGCAGAGATTAACCGTCCTGAAAGGGATGTTCAATCTTTTCAGAATTTCCTCGGCATTCGCCGTCAGCTTTTCCAGTTCGTCGTAAGACCCTTCCGGCGTCGAAAACTTCACCAGCTCCACCTTGTTGAACTGGTGCTGGCGAATCAACCCCCGCGTGTCCTTGCCGTAGGAGCCGGCTTCGGCGCGGAAACAGGGTGTGTAGGCCACATAATGAATGGGCAGGTCCTTTTCCCGCAACACCTCATCGCGGTGGATGTTGGTGACGGGAACCTCCGCCGTGGGGACCAGGAAATAATCGAGACCCTCGATCTTGAAAAGATCTTCCTCAAATTTGGGAAGCTGCCCCGTGGCGGTCATGCTGTCCCGGTTGGCCAGAAAGGGCGGCAGAACTTCCGTGTATCCGTGTTCCCGGGTATGGAGATCGAGCATGAAGTTGATCAGGGCCCGTTCCATCAGAGCGCTCGCCCCCCGATAGAGGGTGAACCGGGCTCCGGTGATCTTGGCTCCCCGGCCGAAATCGAGGATGTTGAGGTTCTCGCCGATTTCCCAGTGCGGCTTCGGCGTGAACTGAAACGATCTTTTTTCCCCCCAGGTGCGTATAACCGGGTTGTCATCCGACCCCCGGCCGAAGGGCACCGATTCATGGGGCATGTTGGGAAT encodes the following:
- the serS gene encoding serine--tRNA ligase; this translates as MLDIKFIRQHTDLVRRKLIERGQDLDLDEVIRLEEQRRNILQEVENLRNERNTVSKQVGERKKNREDATELIEKMGSVSRRIKDLEETLNRTEEDLDQFLMTIPNMPHESVPFGRGSDDNPVIRTWGEKRSFQFTPKPHWEIGENLNILDFGRGAKITGARFTLYRGASALMERALINFMLDLHTREHGYTEVLPPFLANRDSMTATGQLPKFEEDLFKIEGLDYFLVPTAEVPVTNIHRDEVLREKDLPIHYVAYTPCFRAEAGSYGKDTRGLIRQHQFNKVELVKFSTPEGSYDELEKLTANAEEILKRLNIPFRTVNLCSADLGFSSAKTYDLEAWMPGQDAYREISSCSNFGDFQARRGAIRFRREESGKIEFAHTLNGSGLAVGRTVVAILENYQEEDGTVTIPDALRPYMHGMDRIR